Part of the Niallia alba genome is shown below.
CCATTGTCCAAATGAAGTTTTTCGTGTAATCTTGTCCATGCGATAGTCCTTTTTAGTGGATTTGGACGGGTTACCACCTAACTTATCCATTATAAAGGACTTTTTCTTTGCATAAAATGATAAAATTGAACATTTCAAGTATTTTTAATAGTTAAATTAAATTAACGCAACACTAGTGGAAAAATATAACAGGTTTATTTTTTTTATAAAAAAATAAGGAGATAGCTATTTTAGAAGAGTTATCATTTGTTATCAAAATGGAAGAAGTTATAGTCAACAGGGAAAATTAAAATATCTCTCTAAACACAAAATCGATAGGAGTGTTATATAAATGGGAGAACCAAAAAATACTAAAAAGAAACGCAGCAAATGGATGAAATATTCAATAGGGCTAGTTGTTTTATTAGTAGTTGTTAGTGGTTCAATTGGTTTTTATATGCATTATATGGTAAAAGGAAGTAATGACGCCTTTGTTGCCGAAACGAAAGAGGGAGAGGTTCTCGACGAAATGGTTGGAGATAGTATAGATTATTCCTATTGGAATAAGGATAAGGTTATCACTACTATGCATAAAATGACTCACCAAAAGGTATACGCTACTGATAAATGGGGAGCGGTACAAATGACGGAAGATAGAGTGGAAAAGCTTTATGAAGTTGTAAAAAACAGCAGTTTTTCCAATAAAGATATCCTTATAAGCATATTAGATAAATGGAAAGCGGGAGATTTTAATTCTGTGGATGAGGATCATAATTATTTTTGGCAATATCAAGATGGAACAGTAGGGAAAGCAACCGGCATCATGAGTGAAGAGGACGAACAAAGTTTCATAGAAAGTACATTCGAATTATATAAAAAAGATGCAAAGGAATGAATTTCCCGTTTTCTTTATGAATGTTTTTCCGATAATTTTTCAATCGGTCCACTATGTAATATAGAAGAGAAAAAGGGACTTTCTCTTAGGCATAAATGGTTTATAAACCATATTAATATGGATGAAGAGTACTTGTATAAGGATCAGCATAGTTTCAACAATACTATTCTGGAATTGAAAGACATGAGTGATCAAACTCGTATAATGATTTGGGCATGCGAGAATTCTGATGAACAAACAGCGCAACGTTTTGTTCTTTCTTTACGGTGTTTGTCAAGATAGTTGTCGCATTTAACTTGTTTACTAGTGTAAGAACGTAAGGGTAACTACCGCGCTTTGCTTGGTGGCCTTCTCATCAAAGAACAGAATTCATTCTGTTCTTTGATGAGAAGGGAATGGGTAGTTCAAGCTCAGTCGCAGTGGGGCTATTTTGTTCCATCCTTTTCTATCTTGTCCTTTATTGGGTTTAAAGCCACTGAATCATGTGCACTCCAGTCTCTAGTTGAGCGCGTCCAACGTTCTGGATGCTTTTGTTTCGCTAGTTCATAAACTTCTTTGCGCTTTTTCAGTATCCCAATATGCGCACCTGTGTGGCATTGTTCTGGCGTCACAAAATTTATACCACTGTGTAAATGTATACAGTTATACCAATTCACAAATCTTAATGCCCATTCACGTGCAGCCTCAAGTGTTTCAAAGCCTCTGTACGGGAATTCAGGTCGATATTTCAGAGTCCGAAACATTGCTTCAGAATAGGGATTGTCATTACTTACTCTTGGTCTTGAATAAGAGCTTTGGATCCCTAATTTTTCAAGTAATACCTGAAATGTTGCGGCTTTCATGGGACTGCCATTATCGGAATGTAAAACGAGTGGTTTACCTTGGATTTTTTCACTAATAATCGTCTTCTTCATTAAATCTTCAGCGTGTTTTGCCTC
Proteins encoded:
- a CDS encoding DUF6241 domain-containing protein, with the translated sequence MGEPKNTKKKRSKWMKYSIGLVVLLVVVSGSIGFYMHYMVKGSNDAFVAETKEGEVLDEMVGDSIDYSYWNKDKVITTMHKMTHQKVYATDKWGAVQMTEDRVEKLYEVVKNSSFSNKDILISILDKWKAGDFNSVDEDHNYFWQYQDGTVGKATGIMSEEDEQSFIESTFELYKKDAKE
- a CDS encoding DUF1835 domain-containing protein, translated to MSRFLYECFSDNFSIGPLCNIEEKKGLSLRHKWFINHINMDEEYLYKDQHSFNNTILELKDMSDQTRIMIWACENSDEQTAQRFVLSLRCLSR